The segment TTGGGACAGCAGAGAAATGGTGAACTCTGGGATCTTGGGTTCCCTTCCACGCTCTACAGAGAAGTGTGTTCTAGTGGACACAGACCCTTCTGTCTGCTCCCTAAGCTTGACCGCTTTTGCCTGGTCACCACCAACCTGTTTCTGTCCCAGTGCCCTCTCTTCCTCAGCCCTGGTTCCAATCCTATGCTCTTTTGCCTCACCAGCCTGTCTCCATTCTTCAGGCTTCTCAACACTGTTCCAGTCTCTTTGCTCAGCCAGTCCTACTCTCCCCTTGAGTCCCATCTGAGTTCCAGCCTACCCCCACTCTCCCAGTCTGTCACCTTTCCTCCATTCCTGGTTCCTCATccaatctctctcctctcccccctggaCTCCAGTTGTTTTCCCCCTCCCTGACTTCTTTTCTTAGTTTCTTTGTCCAGCTAGTTCCAGTTGTCCCTCTGCAGCCTAGCTCCTTATCAAAATCTATCTCTCCTTTCACCCGCTCCCCAATTCTCAGTCCTAATCTCTTCGCTCTCACTACTCTAAAGCATGGGGGCACTAGAGCTTGTTAAAGAAAAGGTCTCCAGAAAGTTTTTTAACATtgcaaaacaatttatttttccttaacCTTGTTCCCTGAAAGGGCATACCTTTTTGGCTGGAACTTcccaaaacaattcagcctgaggcagacactggTTATGGAAACTTTCTGCCCAAAGTTtgtcaaagttataagcaacaggctgaataatgggaagtgtcaggcaaccttaataataggcagtgctaccagctccTTCTATAATATAACTTTAGGTTCCTAAGTTAGAAATATCTAGCTTATGTCTATAATATTGTCTAATCACTTGGgccttaatcctgcaaacactaaaaCGTATGTTACAAATAGCTCCATTGAATAAATTAATATATTGATTTGAACTACTCCATTCGTAAGTAATGAATGtgcatgagtgtttgcaggatgggagcTTTGGTATGTATTTCCCTTAAAAAAGGAAGCTGTGACGTAATAATGATAAAATATTATTGATAATTTCACTTAATAACTCCATGTTAAAACTTACTGCTTAGAGAATGTGTTTTAGTACCTACAGTGTTCAGCTTACCTTTACTGATGCCAGTTCTGGTATGGATTTCTCATTTTTAGTGTATGTGCTTGTACCTTACATTGTCACTTAAAGTACAAAATAACTCTCTTGAATTTCTATGATATGTGCAGCTTTATTCATTTTTGTGGGAAATCTCTTCCCACTGTGTTTGGTATGCAAAAGGTATATCAACACCCAGAAAACTTAACTGTGAAATTATACCTGCTAAGTCACAATTAGCTTTGTGGACTGATTTAATCATTTTAAAGAATCTAATGTTTTATTAATGATACAGTACCATCCTCACTCTATCCACAAAATTTCTAGAAAtatttaagaatatttttaagCAGCTGTATTTTGAAATGTGTTGTCTTTCTAGAGGTTTtgtttctcaccctccccccacccccatttataAAGGACAGTTTTCAAAGGTCTAGTTTGATttatgtttggttttgtttttactgtgcaGTCTGTTTTTTGTCACTTGCAAAATAAAAAGTGGACCCCTTTATTGGAGGAAAAATAATctatcagtttttcttttttatttacaattaattcttttttttttctttcttctataGGCAGGGTGGATGATTGGAAAACTGAACTGCCCATTCTGTGGAGCCCGTTTGGGAGGGTTTAACTTTGTCAGCAATACAAGATGTTCTTGTGGCCTGTTGGCAAATATACATCTCTGCAAGAGTCGGATTGATTATCAGCCAGCTTGTTCAGTTAGATTAGCGAGATCATCAGTAAAACAGATGTCACTTTACAAATTTCCATCTGGTTCTAATAACAAAATACAGCACTGCATGACAGGTGGAATTTTGGGACCCAGAAATCAAGGGCTTTCATACATGGCCAAAAACACGAATGGTACTGGAAGATTAACAGAAGCACTTTGCCTGGAGGTGAGATCAACCAGCTTTGAGATGAACAATAAAAAACTGTACTTGAaagtgtttaataaaaaaaaaagtcgtTCAGCTTCATGGCCTGTGAATGAGAGATGCACTAGAAAAACTTGTCATAGAAAAACACATAGTTTGGATTTGAATATCAGAGAGAGACTTGTCTTGTTGCCTAGTTTGTATGGAGTTTCCAGTAAGGGGCCTATTTACCACAGGCAAAATGAAACACAATCCATTTACTCAAGAGGTAGCTTGCAATTAGAGTCCAGTAGAAATAATAATTCCTTTCAGGGCCTGTGTAATTCTGATACTGATGAGCTACCAAAAGAGTTTTCAGTTACTTCCTGCAATACATTAACCTGTAGAGAGACAGCATGTGACTGCTGTTTTGAAGCTTCTGATCAATGTTCTGGGAGTGCCACTGCTGACCAACTGCCTTTCATGATGGACCTCTCTTCATCTGTGACTGCTGTAGAAGAGGACATTGGACAGCAACACATCACATCTGTTGATTTTGTGCAGCCTGCCAATTTTTCCTTGGTTGCTGTCAATCAAAAGCTaagcaaaagagagagaagcaagtTGAAGAAtttgaggaaaaaacaaagaaagcgAGAAAGGTGGCTTCAGAAGCAGGTGAGTGTATGAAAAATGACCCATAGCTTTGCTTGTACAATTTGGTGCGTCAGTAAAAGAGGAGCTTTAAGagatgttgttttttttaattttgccttTTAGTGCCTGTGAAAGATTAATAGTACACAACTACActgatataacgcggtcctcgagaaccaaaaaatcttaccgtctTATAGGTGAGACCACGTTATATCGAGTTAGGgagaggaaccgctccctgccccagctcatgtccgctctgcctccgcctctgAGAGCGCcaccgccgctccgcttctccccccctcccttctAGCCTTGccgcgccaatcagctgtttggcgcgggaagcctggaagga is part of the Eretmochelys imbricata isolate rEreImb1 chromosome 5, rEreImb1.hap1, whole genome shotgun sequence genome and harbors:
- the RNF180 gene encoding E3 ubiquitin-protein ligase RNF180 isoform X1 encodes the protein MNTLEGGMLRCWKCRKYIANSDCIIKCNGKQLSEKSHYSAASQYTCNIWHINLEALPDWVKCAIEKAGWMIGKLNCPFCGARLGGFNFVSNTRCSCGLLANIHLCKSRIDYQPACSVRLARSSVKQMSLYKFPSGSNNKIQHCMTGGILGPRNQGLSYMAKNTNGTGRLTEALCLEVRSTSFEMNNKKLYLKVFNKKKSRSASWPVNERCTRKTCHRKTHSLDLNIRERLVLLPSLYGVSSKGPIYHRQNETQSIYSRGSLQLESSRNNNSFQGLCNSDTDELPKEFSVTSCNTLTCRETACDCCFEASDQCSGSATADQLPFMMDLSSSVTAVEEDIGQQHITSVDFVQPANFSLVAVNQKLSKRERSKLKNLRKKQRKRERWLQKQTLNDDLNTDDEHEQRGDKESYLCAVCLDVYFNPYMCYPCHHIFCEPCLRMLAKDSPTNTPCPLCRTIIARVFFQTELNNSTKSFFPTEYLKLKESFQKSSSAKWPLPSCRKPFRVCDAGFQRHTDPVARRHFPHAAHRMDYMDFEDDSRGWWFDMDMVIIYIYSVNWVIGFIVFCFLCYFFFPF
- the RNF180 gene encoding E3 ubiquitin-protein ligase RNF180 isoform X2, whose protein sequence is MNTLEGGMLRCWKCRKYIANSDCIIKCNGKQLSEKSHYSAASQYTCNIWHINLEALPDWVKCAIEKAGWMIGKLNCPFCGARLGGFNFVSNTRCSCGLLANIHLCKSRIDYQPACSVRLARSSVKQMSLYKFPSGSNNKIQHCMTGGILGPRNQGLSYMAKNTNGTGRLTEALCLEVRSTSFEMNNKKLYLKVFNKKKSRSASWPVNERCTRKTCHRKTHSLDLNIRERLVLLPSLYGVSSKGPIYHRQNETQSIYSRGSLQLESSRNNNSFQGLCNSDTDELPKEFSVTSCNTLTCRETACDCCFEASDQCSGSATADQLPFMMDLSSSVTAVEEDIGQQHITSVDFVQPANFSLVAVNQKLSKRERSKLKNLRKKQRKRERWLQKQTLNDDLNTDDEHEQRGDKESYLCAVCLDVYFNPYMCYPCHHIFCEPCLRMLAKDSPTNTPCPLCRTIIARVFFQTELNNSTKSFFPTEYLKLKESFQKSSSAKWPLPSCRKPFRVCDGFQRHTDPVARRHFPHAAHRMDYMDFEDDSRGWWFDMDMVIIYIYSVNWVIGFIVFCFLCYFFFPF
- the RNF180 gene encoding E3 ubiquitin-protein ligase RNF180 isoform X3, whose translation is MNTLEGGMLRCWKCRKYIANSDCIIKCNGKQLSEAGWMIGKLNCPFCGARLGGFNFVSNTRCSCGLLANIHLCKSRIDYQPACSVRLARSSVKQMSLYKFPSGSNNKIQHCMTGGILGPRNQGLSYMAKNTNGTGRLTEALCLEVRSTSFEMNNKKLYLKVFNKKKSRSASWPVNERCTRKTCHRKTHSLDLNIRERLVLLPSLYGVSSKGPIYHRQNETQSIYSRGSLQLESSRNNNSFQGLCNSDTDELPKEFSVTSCNTLTCRETACDCCFEASDQCSGSATADQLPFMMDLSSSVTAVEEDIGQQHITSVDFVQPANFSLVAVNQKLSKRERSKLKNLRKKQRKRERWLQKQTLNDDLNTDDEHEQRGDKESYLCAVCLDVYFNPYMCYPCHHIFCEPCLRMLAKDSPTNTPCPLCRTIIARVFFQTELNNSTKSFFPTEYLKLKESFQKSSSAKWPLPSCRKPFRVCDAGFQRHTDPVARRHFPHAAHRMDYMDFEDDSRGWWFDMDMVIIYIYSVNWVIGFIVFCFLCYFFFPF